Proteins from one Hyperolius riggenbachi isolate aHypRig1 chromosome 2, aHypRig1.pri, whole genome shotgun sequence genomic window:
- the TPT1 gene encoding translationally-controlled tumor protein codes for MIIYRDIISGDEMFSDIYKIKEVNEGLCFEVEGKTITRREGDIDDALIGGNASAEYQDEGSEATTVSGVDIVMNHKLQETGFSKESYKQYIKEYLKAIKTQLENNNPDRVKPFMCGAAEKVKQILSNFKNYQFFTGESMNPSGMVALLDYREDGITPFLIVFKDGLEIEKC; via the exons ATGATTATCTACAGGGACATCATCTCCG gagATGAAATGTTCTCAGACATCTACAAAATCAAGGAAGTTAACGAAGGCCTTTGTTTTGAAGTTGAAGGAAAG actaTCACCAGAAGAGAGGGTGACATTGATGATGCTCTGATTGGTGGAAATGCATCAGCTGAGTACCAGGATGAAGGTTCAGAAGCAACAACAGTCAGTGGGGTTGATATAGTGATGAATCACAAACTCCAGGAAACTGGCTTCTCTAAGGAGTCCTACAAACAATACATTAAGGAGTATTTGAAAGC AATCAAAACTCAACTTGAGAACAATAATCCTGACAGAGTGAAGCCTTTCATGTGTGGCGCAGCAGAGAAAGTCaaacaaatactttcaaacttcaaAAATTATCAG TTTTTTACAGGTGAATCCATGAACCCAAGTGGTATGGTGGCTTTACTGGATTACCGTGAGGATGGAATAACCCCTTTCTTGATTGTCTTCAAAGATGGGCTGGAGATTGAAAAATGT